The Apostichopus japonicus isolate 1M-3 chromosome 20, ASM3797524v1, whole genome shotgun sequence genome contains a region encoding:
- the LOC139960959 gene encoding uncharacterized protein yields the protein MENDAPTAAGPTPDSEENNNANEKESPGPSTVESTSKEATGEENEGRSETQPATPKSDEGDVTTENAGDVTVGSKLPEDEEDNVMEKPKVETETTGNNTEKNGEDYEDNVPGEGRQEGERKEDPAKAEEPKETNQTTDESKEEDSQPDPAPENEGETASPENVVDGTGEMTDETSREQDQQKEHKDHVTEVKGGDAGVVESDGTGAKSEEVSNNEGNTDKEQESENPDSHDTSSSVSKIDDASKVEDGSKQDDGYSADNEATTLASADTGLVLEQDDSTKDERVEPPQGKADSFGEVKVETEEEETHLSHEDLLTKYHAAEIQLDGLQEENTTLKEKVESLEKEIHQLREGTEHEKVKQRDGYRVQADFLARELSQTQDAEKFLKEKVAELLEEKEEGEKKVRDLQLRLKRFAKDDKGKDERISKLETELKEITEVIQELESYVDEETRLKIQEKRTSTRQSTVSGQENSHTKVTDMNKMNTNRSYRDPEPVQRSRTCIIV from the coding sequence ATGGAGAACGATGCCCCAACTGCCGCGGGACCTACACCAGACTCGGAAGAGAATAACAACGCAAACGAGAAAGAATCACCTGGTCCTTCAACTGTGGAAAGTACTTCGAAAGAAGCTACCGGTGAGGAAAACGAGGGTCGAAGTGAAACTCAGCCTGCTACACCCAAATCGGATGAGGGTGACGTCACAACCGAAAATGCTGGAGACGTAACAGTTGGAAGTAAACTACCCGAAGACGAAGAAGACAATGTGATGGAAAAACCGAAAGTTGAAACGGAAACTACCGGGAATAATACTGAGAAAAATGGAGAAGATTATGAGGACAATGTACCTGGTGAAGGGAGACAAGAAGGGGAGCGCAAGGAGGATCCGGCCAAAGCGGAGGAACCAAAAGAAACCAATCAGACCACAGATGAGTCGAAGGAGGAAGATAGCCAACCCGACCCAGCTCCAGAAAACGAAGGAGAAACGGCTTCACCGGAGAATGTTGTTGATGGAACCGGAGAGATGACAGATGAAACATCGAGAGAGCAAGATCAACAGAAAGAGCACAAAGATCACGTGACAGAAGTAAAAGGTGGCGACGCTGGTGTGGTAGAAAGTGATGGCACAGGAGCAAAATCGGAAGAGGTGTCAAACAATGAAGGAAATACAGATAAAGAGCAAGAATCAGAAAATCCTGATAGTCACGACACATCGTCTTCTGTGTCGAAGATTGATGATGCCTCAAAGGTAGAAGATGGATCCAAACAAGATGACGGATATTCTGCCGATAATGAGGCCACAACTTTAGCGTCTGCTGATACAGGACTTGTTCTCGAGCAAGATGACTCTACTAAAGATGAACGAGTAGAGCCGCCGCAAGGTAAAGCAGATTCTTTTGGGGAGGTCAAAGTTGAAACGGAAGAGGAAGAAACACATTTGAGTCACGAGGACCTTCTCACAAAGTATCACGCAGCTGAAATTCAACTAGATGGATTGCAGGAAGAGAATACTACACTTAAGGAAAAAGTGGAAAGTTTGGAAAAGGAAATCCATCAACTCAGAGAAGGCACAGAGCACGAAAAGGTGAAACAGAGAGATGGATACAGGGTACAGGCAGATTTCCTCGCTCGAGAATTAAGTCAGACTCAGGATGCTGAGAAATTTCTGAAGGAAAAAGTGGCGGAACTTCttgaagagaaagaggaaggagagaaaaaagtgAGGGACCTCCAACTGAGGTTGAAAAGATTCGCAAAGGACGACAAAGGAAAAGACGAACGTATAAGCAAACTGGAAACCGAGTTGAAGGAAATTACGGAAGTTATTCAAGAACTAGAATCTTACGTTGACGAGGAGACGAGGTTAAAAATTCAAGAGAAACGCACGAGCACTCGCCAGAGTACAGTCTCTGGTCAAGAGAATAGTCATACAAAGGTCACAGATATGAATAAAATGAACACTAATCGATCATATCGTGACCCGGAACCCGTACAAAGGTCGAGGACTTGTATTATAGTTTAG